A window from Candidatus Nitrosotenuis uzonensis encodes these proteins:
- the glmS gene encoding glutamine--fructose-6-phosphate transaminase (isomerizing) → MCSIIGYYGDGSAAPILVRGLKRMEYRGYDSVGVATKDQQEILVKKGVGKVSDVNNMLHLDTLPGHIGIGHTRWATHGNVTDVNAHPHPSSSGKIAIVHNGIIENYSELKADLEKRGYQFKSQTDSEVIANLLQFNFDELLDIKKSMIKTTSQLKGHYAFVAMFESGTLAAAKYHEPLIIGIGKNGYFLSSDVLGFIEKTDDVIYLDNGEFVILDRLGLQIFNFDGNPVKHQVTKVSKEFADVYKGDYAHFTLKEISEQPDTIVRAGESSRDAVSNATEFIRHARNIYITGSGTSYNAALVAKYLWQKYAKIKTEPIISSELFFSPDAIEPNSILIAISQSGESADVLEAVNIAKKSNAKILSIVNILTSSLAQESALVMGMNCGPEIGVAATKSFTAQLSIIYKITEKLCDGCIKLDERKISDAVSRILADHTKIKEIAKELREIKDIYILGRAVHYPIASESALKLKELTYIHAEGIPGGELKHGPLALMDSSVYVIIINPNDHTYSDTLTSAREIKARGAKIIGISDKPSDVYDFWIEIPAIDDAFYPLIEIIPIQLLAYYCAVEKNTDPDYPRNLAKSVTVK, encoded by the coding sequence ATGTGTTCGATAATAGGATATTATGGAGATGGTAGTGCGGCCCCCATTCTGGTTCGCGGTCTGAAGAGAATGGAGTACAGAGGCTATGATAGTGTAGGCGTTGCAACAAAGGACCAGCAAGAGATACTTGTGAAAAAGGGTGTAGGAAAGGTGTCAGATGTCAACAATATGCTTCATCTTGATACTCTCCCAGGACATATAGGAATAGGCCATACTAGGTGGGCTACACATGGCAATGTTACCGATGTTAATGCCCATCCACATCCTAGCAGTTCAGGCAAGATAGCCATAGTGCACAACGGCATCATTGAGAATTATTCTGAATTAAAGGCTGATCTGGAAAAACGCGGATACCAGTTCAAGAGCCAGACAGACAGCGAGGTGATTGCAAATCTTTTGCAGTTTAACTTTGATGAATTGCTAGATATAAAAAAATCCATGATAAAAACAACATCACAGCTAAAGGGCCACTATGCATTTGTTGCAATGTTTGAGAGCGGCACACTTGCGGCTGCAAAATACCACGAGCCTCTCATAATAGGAATCGGAAAGAACGGATACTTTCTTTCCAGCGATGTGCTTGGCTTCATTGAAAAAACTGACGATGTAATTTATCTTGACAACGGCGAATTTGTCATCCTAGACAGGCTTGGACTGCAGATATTCAACTTTGATGGAAATCCAGTCAAGCACCAGGTAACAAAAGTGTCAAAGGAATTTGCCGATGTCTACAAGGGAGATTACGCACACTTTACATTAAAGGAAATCTCAGAGCAGCCCGACACAATAGTCAGGGCTGGCGAAAGCTCACGCGATGCAGTAAGCAATGCCACCGAATTCATCAGGCATGCAAGAAACATCTACATCACAGGAAGTGGGACTAGTTACAACGCAGCCCTTGTGGCAAAATATCTGTGGCAGAAATACGCCAAGATAAAAACAGAGCCAATAATCTCAAGCGAACTCTTCTTTTCCCCAGATGCCATAGAGCCTAACTCTATCCTCATCGCAATATCTCAGAGTGGTGAGAGTGCAGATGTGCTGGAAGCAGTCAATATTGCAAAGAAATCAAATGCAAAGATACTATCAATTGTCAATATTCTTACTTCATCGCTTGCGCAAGAATCTGCCTTGGTGATGGGAATGAACTGCGGTCCAGAGATAGGCGTTGCGGCAACCAAGAGCTTTACTGCGCAGCTGAGCATAATATACAAAATAACCGAAAAGCTCTGTGACGGATGTATCAAACTTGACGAGCGTAAGATATCAGACGCCGTATCAAGAATTCTTGCAGACCATACAAAGATAAAAGAGATTGCAAAGGAATTGCGTGAGATAAAAGACATTTACATTCTAGGTCGAGCAGTTCATTATCCGATTGCATCAGAGTCAGCCCTCAAGTTAAAGGAACTCACATACATACACGCAGAAGGCATACCCGGCGGCGAGCTCAAACACGGCCCACTTGCACTCATGGACTCTAGTGTCTATGTGATCATTATCAATCCTAATGATCATACCTATAGTGACACCCTGACCAGCGCGCGTGAGATAAAGGCTCGAGGTGCAAAAATAATCGGAATATCCGACAAGCCTAGTGATGTATACGATTTTTGGATAGAGATTCCTGCAATAGATGATGCGTTCTATCCGCTAATAGAGATCATCCCAATTCAACTGCTAGCATATTATTGTGCAGTAGAAAAGAATACCGATCCTGATTATCCAAGAAACCTTGCCAAGTCAGTAACAGTAAAATAG
- a CDS encoding 30S ribosomal protein S4, with product MGDPKYPSRVWKRPKRPLNYDFMMEDLNTLGTYGLKNKRELWKARTELSRVRHQARSLLALRQEIREQKEPILMKSLTRIGLVKDGATLDDVLNLDINMLLSRRLQTIVQRKFAFKTPYQARQAIVHGHVSIGDRVITIPSYTVTVEEESNISLSPRILENLQSKTERTAVEETAAETVEATDGTSEEPESKDES from the coding sequence ATGGGAGATCCAAAATATCCAAGCAGAGTATGGAAAAGACCCAAGCGCCCACTGAACTACGACTTTATGATGGAAGACCTCAATACTCTTGGAACATACGGTCTAAAGAACAAAAGAGAGTTGTGGAAGGCAAGGACTGAGCTTTCAAGAGTCAGACATCAAGCAAGATCATTGTTAGCACTAAGACAGGAAATAAGAGAACAGAAAGAACCCATACTTATGAAATCACTTACAAGGATAGGGCTAGTCAAGGACGGCGCCACACTTGATGACGTATTGAATCTTGATATCAATATGCTTCTCTCAAGACGACTGCAAACAATAGTACAAAGAAAATTCGCGTTCAAGACTCCGTATCAGGCAAGGCAGGCCATAGTGCACGGCCATGTCAGCATAGGTGACAGGGTCATTACAATTCCATCATATACGGTAACAGTAGAGGAGGAATCGAACATCTCACTATCACCAAGAATCTTGGAAAACCTACAGTCAAAAACAGAACGAACTGCAGTCGAGGAAACCGCTGCAGAAACCGTTGAGGCAACCGATGGCACTTCTGAAGAACCAGAATCCAAAGACGAATCCTAA
- a CDS encoding 30S ribosomal protein S13, translating to MSAQDYRHIVRIIGKDIPGDKKLLVGLTQIKGVGKNFANAIIRTLDLNPDSHIGFLTESQVEIIEKSLRDTSSVNFPAWLLNRRKDLETGKTMHLITSDIDFTVRNDIEREKQVNSWRGFRHMYGLKVRGQRTRTTGRKGASVGVRKGGKVLPAGAAAPAAAAAPAAAAAPAAAAAPAAAPAKAPAKPAADAKAKK from the coding sequence TTGTCCGCACAAGACTACAGACACATTGTCAGGATAATCGGAAAGGATATTCCAGGAGATAAAAAGCTCCTAGTGGGACTCACTCAGATAAAGGGCGTAGGAAAGAACTTTGCAAATGCCATAATCAGGACTCTGGACTTGAATCCAGACAGCCACATTGGATTTCTTACCGAGTCTCAAGTAGAGATTATTGAAAAGTCACTCAGGGACACATCGTCAGTTAATTTTCCTGCCTGGCTTCTTAACAGAAGGAAGGATTTGGAAACAGGTAAGACTATGCATCTTATCACTTCAGATATTGATTTTACCGTAAGAAACGATATTGAGAGAGAAAAACAAGTTAACAGTTGGAGGGGATTTCGTCACATGTATGGATTAAAAGTTAGAGGACAGCGAACCCGTACGACAGGTCGTAAGGGAGCATCAGTTGGAGTAAGAAAAGGAGGCAAGGTGTTACCAGCAGGGGCTGCAGCACCAGCTGCAGCGGCTGCACCTGCAGCGGCAGCAGCACCAGCTGCAGCGGCTGCACCTGCAGCGGCACCGGCAAAAGCTCCTGCAAAGCCTGCAGCTGATGCAAAGGCCAAGAAATAG
- a CDS encoding AAA family ATPase: protein MADLRETIRKIYGSSPAYSQTRAGLPENYEQIRTIRDLLDINYKMVDAREQIRQNLIAAMRSGQKKYPGIIGYDDDVVPALDRAILSGHDIFLVGQIGQAKTRLAETIAKHLLSPIPVIEGSITNDSPMDLPADDLALLLEGQEPDSSSPKFHIGPESVEKILDNKFDTKVKWVEGAQRFRYVLATPDISVKDLVGYIDAIKVAKKGVEMYKIDSYSPGQLMQAKHGIFCIDELPVLDPRKQVALLSVLQEGRYTTGSYPVIFEPKTMFFATANPIDYTHSGKIIEPLYDRLKSHIHTHYPKTIDDETLIMLQEAKTPQCVIPSFVLKTLARLVQKARTSPEINQTKGVSVRFGIHGLELLVGESERTRAIPKQSATVLRHSDMYCLSQIAKFELSEIDDTLENRLRVFRHILDDSIRETCLEYLHGLDASALDAIKQEFSGKTFRASQKIVWKDGEASYESQLGGFARLTELVESQVKQVADVQKELESKMSESGVLNKNILLTDSAAGELRAAVLEMILDGLCFTSPKVLERKEGTYVAV, encoded by the coding sequence TTGGCCGATCTTAGGGAGACAATTCGTAAAATATATGGTTCCTCACCAGCTTATTCTCAGACAAGGGCTGGACTCCCAGAAAATTACGAGCAAATCAGGACGATCCGTGATCTTTTGGACATCAACTACAAGATGGTAGACGCAAGAGAGCAAATAAGACAGAATCTTATTGCAGCAATGCGCTCTGGCCAAAAAAAATACCCTGGAATAATAGGATATGATGATGACGTCGTACCGGCACTTGATAGGGCGATTCTCTCAGGACATGACATATTCCTTGTAGGGCAAATAGGACAAGCCAAGACAAGGCTTGCAGAGACGATAGCAAAACACTTGCTCTCGCCAATTCCTGTGATAGAGGGAAGCATCACTAATGATTCTCCAATGGATCTGCCTGCAGATGATCTGGCATTGTTGCTCGAAGGACAAGAGCCGGACAGCAGTTCACCAAAATTTCATATCGGTCCAGAGAGTGTGGAAAAAATTCTTGACAACAAATTTGATACCAAAGTAAAATGGGTTGAAGGTGCTCAGAGATTTAGATACGTACTTGCAACGCCAGACATATCGGTAAAAGATCTAGTCGGTTACATTGACGCAATAAAGGTAGCAAAAAAAGGAGTGGAAATGTACAAGATAGATTCATACTCTCCGGGACAATTAATGCAGGCAAAACATGGAATCTTCTGTATAGATGAGCTGCCCGTGCTCGATCCAAGAAAACAAGTAGCACTTCTGTCAGTACTGCAGGAAGGAAGGTATACGACTGGTTCGTATCCTGTTATATTTGAGCCAAAGACTATGTTCTTTGCAACCGCAAATCCGATTGACTATACTCACTCTGGTAAAATAATAGAGCCGCTATACGATAGGCTGAAAAGTCACATTCACACTCATTATCCTAAAACGATAGATGATGAGACATTGATAATGCTGCAGGAAGCAAAAACTCCGCAATGTGTGATACCATCATTTGTGTTAAAGACTCTGGCAAGATTGGTACAAAAGGCACGGACAAGCCCCGAGATTAATCAGACAAAGGGAGTAAGCGTAAGATTCGGAATACATGGATTGGAACTACTTGTCGGGGAGTCGGAAAGGACAAGGGCTATTCCAAAGCAAAGTGCCACAGTTCTCCGGCATTCTGATATGTATTGCCTATCACAGATAGCCAAGTTTGAGCTCTCTGAAATAGATGACACACTTGAGAACCGATTACGTGTATTCAGGCATATTCTTGATGACTCTATTCGGGAAACATGTCTTGAGTATTTGCATGGATTGGATGCCTCTGCACTTGATGCAATAAAACAAGAATTCTCAGGGAAAACATTCCGAGCATCACAGAAAATTGTTTGGAAGGACGGCGAAGCTTCGTACGAGAGCCAATTGGGTGGTTTTGCGCGCCTCACAGAACTGGTGGAAAGCCAAGTAAAACAGGTAGCGGATGTACAAAAGGAGCTTGAAAGTAAAATGTCGGAGAGCGGTGTCTTGAACAAAAACATACTGCTGACTGATTCTGCTGCCGGAGAGCTTAGAGCGGCCGTACTTGAGATGATACTTGATGGACTGTGCTTTACGAGCCCAAAAGTTCTTGAAAGAAAAGAGGGCACATATGTCGCAGTCTGA